One genomic region from Oncorhynchus clarkii lewisi isolate Uvic-CL-2024 chromosome 21, UVic_Ocla_1.0, whole genome shotgun sequence encodes:
- the LOC139379202 gene encoding uncharacterized protein, producing MSSWKVIPVKLTLWFDWFKQSFGQEPLLMASSLYVGQDNYYSNNFIKDFTETERLDSESNSMSVLQQPVSESVHPGDSVTLKCTIHIETCAGEHSVYWFRHGSGESHPGIIYTHGDKSDQCEKSPKAGSPTQSCVHNLPKRNLSFSDAGTYYCAVASCGEILFGNGTKLDIEEHRADPLLLVSCLGVVLGVTFTLIIVLLCIMYKMNNTTCVQCRGLVSQTRGPSVTRSDAGDQDEDSLHYVALNLSNKKNRSRKQRGHMETGVYAGIRQ from the exons ATGTCTTCTTGGAAAGTCATTCCCGTGAAGCTCACACTATG GTTTGATTGGTTCAAGCAGAGTTTTGGACAGGAACCCCTCCTCATGGCATCATCTCTTTATGTTGGCCAAGATAATTATTATTCCAACAACTTTATCAAGGACTTTACTGAGACCGAACGTTTGG ATTCAGAGTCCAACAGCATGTCTGTGCTCCAGCAGCCTGTGTCTGAGTCAGTCCATCCAGGAGACTCTGTGACTCTGAAGTGTACAATACACATTGAGACCTGTGCAGGAGAACACAGTGTCTATTGGTTCAGACATGGCTCAGGAGAATCCCATCCAGGAATCATTTACACCCATGGAGACAAGAGTGATCAGTGTGAGAAGAGCCCTAAGGCTGGGTCTCCTACACAGAGCTGTGTCCACAACCTCCCCAAGAGGAACCTCAGCTTCTCTGATGCTGGGACTTACTACTGTGCTGTGGCCTCATGTGGGGAGATACTCTTCGGGAACGGGACCAAGTTGGACATTGAGG AACATAGAGCAGATCCTCTTCTCTTGGTGTCCTGCCTGGGTGTAGTATTGGGTGTCACGTTCACCTTGATCATTGTCCTGCTTTGCATCATGTACAAGATGAACAACACAACATGTGTGCAGTGCAGAG GACTCGTCTCACAGACCAGAGGTCCTTCGGTTACCAGGTCAGATGCAGGG GACCAAGATGAAGACAGTCTCCATTACGTAGCTCTGAATCTGAGCAACAAGAAGAACAGGTCGAGAAAACAGAGAGGTCACATGGAGACAGGGGTGTATGCTGGGATCAGACAGTAG